The Streptococcus pantholopis genome has a segment encoding these proteins:
- a CDS encoding exodeoxyribonuclease III, with amino-acid sequence MKLISWNIDSLNAALTSDSARALLSRAVMDTLAAEKAEIIAIQETKLSAKGPTKKHLDILKSYFPDYQVAWRSSVEPARKGYAGTMFLYQAQLQPAVTFPEIGAPSTMDAEGRIITLEFENFFVTQVYTPNAGDGLKRLADRQLWDCKYADYLTALDREKPVLATGDYNVAHKEIDLAHPNSNRRSPGFTDEERQGFTNLLNKGFTDTFRHLHGDIPNVYSWWAQRSPTSKINNSGWRIDYWLTSERIADKVTSSEMIDSGSRQDHTPIVLTIDL; translated from the coding sequence ATGAAACTGATTTCATGGAATATTGATTCACTTAATGCCGCTTTAACCAGTGATTCTGCCCGAGCCCTTCTTTCGCGTGCTGTCATGGATACCCTAGCAGCTGAAAAGGCAGAAATCATTGCAATCCAGGAAACAAAATTGTCTGCTAAAGGACCAACGAAAAAACATCTGGATATCCTAAAAAGCTATTTCCCAGATTATCAAGTCGCCTGGCGTTCTTCTGTTGAACCAGCCAGAAAGGGCTATGCCGGAACCATGTTTCTCTACCAGGCGCAGCTGCAGCCGGCCGTTACTTTCCCAGAAATTGGAGCGCCAAGCACGATGGATGCCGAGGGACGGATTATCACCTTGGAGTTCGAAAATTTCTTTGTCACCCAAGTTTATACTCCCAATGCCGGAGATGGACTTAAACGTCTGGCTGACAGGCAGCTCTGGGATTGTAAATATGCCGATTACCTGACTGCTCTGGATCGGGAAAAACCAGTTCTGGCGACCGGCGACTACAATGTGGCTCACAAAGAAATTGACTTGGCTCATCCAAACTCCAACCGCCGTTCACCAGGTTTTACTGATGAAGAACGCCAAGGGTTTACCAATCTGCTGAACAAAGGCTTTACAGATACCTTTCGCCATCTGCACGGCGATATTCCCAATGTCTATTCCTGGTGGGCGCAGCGCAGCCCTACCAGTAAAATCAATAATTCCGGCTGGAGAATTGATTATTGGCTGACTTCTGAGCGCATTGCTGACAAAGTTACCAGCTCCGAAATGATTGATTCCGGCAGCCGGCAGGATCACACACCGATTGTTTTGACAATTGATTTATAA
- a CDS encoding CBS and ACT domain-containing protein: protein MPVKDFMTKKVVYVSPDTTVAAAADMMREQDLRRLPVIENDRLVGLVTAGTMAEASPSKASSLSIYEMNYLLNKTKIRDIMIKDVVTVSQYARLEDAIYIMMKHRVGILPVVDNGQIYGVITDKDVFKAFLEVSGYGEEGVRAVILADDSIGVLAKVVDTITNENLNIKHTVIASRKSGKTVIEVQIDGQVAIEDLKDKLLKQGIEVESIEKTAAKSLK from the coding sequence ATGCCAGTAAAAGATTTTATGACCAAAAAGGTTGTCTATGTTTCTCCAGATACGACAGTGGCAGCCGCAGCTGATATGATGCGGGAGCAGGACTTAAGACGGCTTCCGGTCATTGAAAATGACCGTTTGGTTGGTTTAGTAACAGCAGGGACGATGGCAGAGGCCAGTCCGTCAAAAGCGTCCAGTCTTTCAATTTATGAAATGAATTATCTGCTTAATAAGACGAAAATTCGTGATATCATGATAAAAGATGTTGTGACGGTTTCGCAGTATGCCAGACTGGAAGATGCTATTTATATCATGATGAAGCACCGTGTTGGTATTCTCCCAGTTGTCGATAACGGTCAAATTTACGGGGTGATAACGGATAAGGATGTCTTTAAAGCTTTCCTGGAAGTTTCCGGCTATGGCGAGGAAGGCGTCCGCGCTGTTATTTTGGCGGACGACAGTATTGGAGTGCTGGCCAAAGTTGTTGATACCATTACAAATGAAAATCTCAATATTAAGCATACCGTTATTGCCAGCCGCAAGTCTGGCAAGACTGTCATTGAGGTACAGATTGACGGTCAAGTCGCTATTGAGGATTTAAAAGACAAATTGCTAAAACAGGGGATAGAGGTAGAATCAATCGAAAAGACAGCTGCCAAATCTTTAAAATAG
- the yabA gene encoding DNA replication initiation control protein YabA gives MDKKKLFDAFDDFSQNLMVTLAEVEAMKKQVQELVKENTGLRLENTKLRERLHQLEPETEAKAPHQGKDHLESIYQDGFHVCNSFYGQRRENDEGCVFCMELLYRE, from the coding sequence GTGGATAAAAAGAAGTTGTTTGATGCTTTTGATGACTTTTCTCAAAATTTGATGGTAACCTTGGCTGAAGTTGAAGCTATGAAAAAACAGGTTCAAGAGCTGGTCAAAGAAAATACAGGACTGCGTTTAGAAAACACCAAGCTGCGTGAGCGTTTGCATCAATTGGAGCCTGAGACAGAAGCCAAAGCTCCCCACCAAGGCAAAGATCATTTGGAGAGTATCTATCAGGATGGCTTTCATGTTTGTAATTCTTTTTACGGTCAGCGCCGTGAAAATGATGAAGGCTGTGTTTTTTGCATGGAATTGCTGTATAGAGAGTAG
- a CDS encoding GNAT family N-acetyltransferase — protein MDIRQAFPNETDQIMAVIDSARQVLAESGSKQWQGDSGYPAQEDIAEDILQGRGYVGIVDGHIVAYGAVITDGVPAYDKIYEGQWQHNNHRYITFHRIAVLAEARGQKIGQTFLQGLIEGTDGHDFRCDTDEKNAIMRHILEKLGYVYCGKLPIDGERLAYQKIKTKAEKAFYQEVDEADYHGLV, from the coding sequence ATGGATATTAGACAAGCTTTTCCCAATGAGACCGATCAGATTATGGCGGTTATTGACAGTGCCAGACAAGTATTGGCAGAATCTGGCAGTAAACAATGGCAGGGTGACAGTGGCTATCCGGCTCAGGAAGATATTGCTGAGGATATCTTACAAGGACGAGGCTATGTCGGTATTGTGGATGGGCATATTGTAGCCTACGGAGCGGTAATTACAGACGGAGTTCCTGCTTACGACAAGATTTATGAAGGGCAGTGGCAGCATAATAATCACCGTTATATCACCTTTCATCGAATTGCTGTTTTGGCGGAGGCAAGGGGGCAAAAAATCGGTCAGACTTTCCTGCAAGGTCTGATCGAAGGAACGGACGGACATGATTTTCGCTGTGATACAGACGAGAAAAATGCCATCATGCGGCATATTCTTGAGAAACTTGGCTATGTATACTGTGGCAAGCTGCCGATTGATGGTGAACGTCTGGCTTATCAAAAAATCAAAACAAAAGCCGAAAAAGCTTTCTACCAAGAAGTTGATGAAGCTGACTATCACGGTTTAGTCTAA
- a CDS encoding copper homeostasis protein CutC: protein MIFKEFCAENMTNLPALNSQKVTRVELCDNLTVGGTTPSYGVIKEAAKLLHEKNISLATLIRPRGGSFVYNDFELKIMEEDILQAVALESDSLVLGLLTEENEVDAAAIDQLLPATQGLPLVFHMAFDHIPRNKQKEALDQLVDLGFVRILLHGSVQKNDILENASWIKELRSYADGRIEIMPGGGVRADNYQEVCRLTGCQAVHGTHII, encoded by the coding sequence ATGATTTTTAAAGAGTTTTGTGCGGAGAATATGACCAACCTGCCGGCATTAAACAGTCAAAAAGTGACACGGGTTGAGCTTTGTGATAATCTGACGGTCGGAGGAACGACTCCATCTTATGGTGTCATTAAAGAAGCTGCCAAACTCCTCCATGAAAAAAATATCAGTCTGGCTACGTTGATTCGGCCTAGGGGCGGATCTTTTGTCTACAATGATTTTGAGCTCAAAATTATGGAAGAAGACATCTTACAGGCTGTTGCCTTAGAGAGTGACAGTTTAGTTCTGGGTCTGCTGACAGAAGAAAATGAGGTGGATGCTGCTGCTATCGACCAACTCCTCCCCGCAACGCAAGGGCTGCCTTTGGTTTTTCATATGGCCTTTGACCATATCCCAAGAAACAAACAAAAAGAAGCCTTAGACCAGCTGGTTGACTTAGGCTTTGTCCGTATATTGCTGCACGGCTCTGTGCAGAAAAATGATATTTTAGAAAATGCCAGCTGGATTAAAGAACTCCGTTCTTATGCAGACGGCAGGATCGAGATAATGCCGGGCGGCGGTGTCAGGGCTGATAATTATCAGGAAGTCTGCCGCCTGACAGGCTGCCAAGCAGTTCATGGAACTCATATTATTTGA
- a CDS encoding flavodoxin has protein sequence MMSTLVMYFSKTGHTREKAQVIAQKLQADLYEIKEKVPYGAADLNWRNPASRCNREQEDEQSRPAYQGALPDVSRYDRILIGHPIWWGRPPRIIDTVLEQLHLQDSGKILASFATSGGSTYAQSQAVMAILLGSSAKRGRVLSSNKSIEKWLEENKLLS, from the coding sequence ATGATGTCAACTTTAGTGATGTATTTTTCAAAGACTGGGCATACGCGCGAAAAGGCGCAGGTGATTGCCCAAAAGCTTCAAGCGGATCTTTATGAAATCAAAGAGAAGGTGCCATATGGAGCTGCTGATTTGAATTGGCGCAATCCTGCCAGCCGCTGCAATCGTGAGCAGGAAGATGAACAGAGCCGACCGGCCTATCAGGGGGCATTGCCTGATGTCAGCCGTTATGACCGCATTCTTATCGGCCATCCGATCTGGTGGGGCCGCCCGCCAAGGATTATTGATACCGTTCTGGAACAGCTTCATCTGCAGGATAGCGGCAAAATACTGGCTTCGTTTGCAACTTCTGGGGGATCGACCTATGCACAGTCACAGGCTGTCATGGCTATCCTGCTCGGTTCTTCTGCTAAGCGGGGCCGTGTTCTCTCCAGCAATAAGAGTATAGAGAAATGGCTGGAGGAAAACAAACTGCTGTCATAG
- the rsmI gene encoding 16S rRNA (cytidine(1402)-2'-O)-methyltransferase: MQIQKSFKNQTSNGTLYLVPTPIGNLQDITLRAAETLKTVDYICAEDTRNTGILLKHLAVETKQISFHEHNAAEKIPALLSLLTSGKSLAQVSDAGMPSISDPGHELVQAALAQGIPVVALPGASAGITALIASGIRPQPHIFYGFLPRKAGQQRLFLEEKKNYPETQIFYESPYRLAATLKTILAVYGDREIVLARELTKLHEEYQRGRLSQVLSHIEENPPKGECLLIVAGCEQKNKAPALTEKEILALIHGFIAEGLAPNAAIKKTAKRNGLKRQDVYSLYHQLND; encoded by the coding sequence ATGCAGATACAGAAAAGCTTTAAAAATCAGACTTCCAATGGAACTCTGTACTTAGTTCCGACACCCATCGGCAATTTACAGGACATAACCCTGAGAGCTGCTGAAACGCTGAAAACAGTTGACTATATCTGTGCGGAAGATACGCGCAACACAGGTATACTGCTGAAGCATTTGGCTGTTGAAACCAAGCAAATCAGTTTTCATGAGCATAATGCAGCTGAGAAAATTCCTGCTTTACTGTCTTTACTGACTTCTGGCAAGTCCTTGGCCCAGGTTTCAGATGCTGGTATGCCTTCCATATCGGATCCTGGACATGAACTTGTGCAGGCAGCCCTTGCTCAGGGTATCCCGGTTGTGGCGCTTCCCGGCGCTTCTGCCGGTATCACCGCTTTGATTGCCAGCGGCATAAGGCCTCAGCCTCATATTTTCTACGGCTTTTTACCCAGAAAAGCCGGCCAGCAAAGGTTATTTTTGGAGGAAAAGAAGAACTATCCTGAAACACAGATTTTTTATGAATCGCCTTATCGGCTGGCAGCTACCTTAAAAACGATTCTGGCTGTTTACGGAGACCGGGAAATTGTTCTCGCCCGCGAATTAACAAAGCTGCATGAAGAATATCAGCGGGGGAGGCTTTCGCAAGTATTAAGCCACATTGAGGAAAATCCCCCTAAGGGAGAATGCCTTTTGATTGTTGCGGGCTGTGAGCAGAAAAATAAGGCCCCAGCTTTGACAGAGAAAGAAATTTTAGCTCTTATCCATGGCTTTATAGCCGAGGGGCTGGCGCCGAATGCGGCCATAAAAAAAACCGCAAAGCGTAACGGTCTAAAGAGACAGGATGTATACAGCCTCTATCATCAACTAAATGACTAG
- the serC gene encoding 3-phosphoserine/phosphohydroxythreonine transaminase, translated as MAIYNFSAGPAVLPKPVLEQAQREMLDYQGSGMSVLELSHRSKEFDSIIKDAEQLLRELMAIPDNYKVLFLQGGASTQFSMLPLNLAKGRKAYYHVAGSWGKKAYTEAVKLSKTIPFDPILLASSEESVYDHIPAFEPSAIDPDAAYVHLTTNNTIEGTAVYHLPDTNGVPLVADMSSNILAVRYHVEDFAVIYAGAQKNIGPAGVTVVIIREDFLNDEPALSSMLDYRIQAEAGSLYNTPPAYSIYIAKLVFEWVKKQGGVDKMEEVNREKSGLLYDFIDQSDFYTSPVKVAAERSVANIPFVTPNKELDAKFVAQATPLGFKNIKGHRSVGGMRASLYNAFPRQGVLELIDFMKQFEAENS; from the coding sequence ATGGCGATTTATAATTTTTCTGCAGGTCCTGCAGTGCTGCCAAAGCCTGTGCTGGAGCAGGCTCAAAGAGAAATGCTGGATTATCAGGGAAGCGGTATGAGTGTCTTAGAACTGTCTCACCGCTCCAAAGAATTCGATAGCATTATCAAAGATGCTGAGCAGCTGCTGCGAGAATTAATGGCGATTCCCGATAACTATAAGGTCTTATTCCTGCAAGGAGGAGCTTCAACCCAGTTCAGTATGCTTCCTTTAAACCTTGCCAAAGGCCGTAAAGCTTATTATCATGTTGCCGGTTCCTGGGGGAAGAAGGCTTACACAGAGGCTGTTAAACTGTCTAAAACAATTCCTTTCGACCCGATTTTATTAGCTTCTTCGGAAGAAAGCGTTTATGACCATATCCCTGCTTTTGAGCCATCGGCGATTGATCCGGACGCTGCTTATGTTCATCTGACCACCAATAATACGATTGAAGGGACAGCTGTTTACCACCTGCCGGATACCAACGGTGTCCCGCTTGTAGCTGATATGTCCTCTAATATTTTGGCTGTGCGCTATCATGTCGAAGATTTCGCAGTTATTTATGCCGGTGCACAAAAAAACATCGGTCCAGCTGGCGTGACTGTTGTTATTATTCGCGAAGATTTCCTGAATGATGAACCAGCGCTTTCTTCTATGCTGGATTACCGTATCCAGGCAGAAGCCGGCTCTCTCTACAACACACCGCCGGCTTACAGTATTTATATTGCTAAACTTGTTTTTGAATGGGTTAAAAAACAGGGCGGGGTTGATAAGATGGAAGAGGTTAATCGAGAGAAATCAGGTCTCCTTTATGATTTTATCGACCAGTCTGATTTCTATACCAGCCCTGTTAAGGTCGCTGCCGAGCGTTCGGTGGCTAATATTCCTTTTGTTACGCCAAATAAGGAATTAGATGCTAAATTTGTTGCTCAAGCAACACCGCTTGGTTTTAAAAACATCAAAGGGCACCGCAGTGTTGGCGGCATGCGTGCCAGTCTTTACAACGCTTTCCCGCGTCAAGGAGTACTGGAGCTAATTGACTTTATGAAGCAGTTTGAAGCGGAAAACAGTTGA
- the ricT gene encoding PSP1 domain-containing protein — protein sequence MTRVIGIKYGEKDDLRYVQSDSSYQKDDFLVIKNKKGSRLAQVVQPDVTVGPAKLPAELDHVWRLADHKDLETHRKNTELAEHSQAKVRELIASHRLPMKLLDIVFPLERNYVLITFSAEGRVDFRQLLKDLAALFKTRVELRQINSRQEAKIYGGLGPCGRALCCSSFLGEFPPVSIKMAKNQGLSLSSGKMTGICGRLLCCLSFEENFYQTSKAKFPDLGTVVETQNGSGVVAGIDVFSETLQVRLTDQETLLTYAVEEVRIGG from the coding sequence ATGACAAGAGTAATTGGAATTAAATACGGAGAAAAAGATGATTTAAGGTATGTGCAGTCAGACAGCTCTTATCAAAAAGACGATTTTTTAGTTATTAAAAATAAAAAAGGGAGTCGTCTGGCTCAGGTCGTTCAGCCTGATGTTACTGTCGGTCCGGCTAAGCTTCCTGCAGAGTTGGACCATGTTTGGCGTTTGGCTGATCACAAAGACCTTGAAACACACCGTAAAAATACAGAACTGGCGGAGCACTCTCAGGCAAAGGTAAGGGAGCTGATTGCCTCTCACCGTTTGCCCATGAAGCTGCTGGATATTGTTTTTCCTTTGGAGAGGAATTATGTTCTAATCACTTTTTCTGCGGAAGGGCGTGTTGATTTTCGTCAGCTTCTTAAAGATTTGGCTGCTCTTTTTAAAACACGTGTGGAACTGCGGCAGATTAACAGCCGTCAGGAAGCAAAAATTTACGGCGGACTCGGCCCCTGCGGCCGGGCACTATGCTGTTCCAGCTTTTTAGGTGAGTTCCCGCCTGTCTCTATTAAGATGGCTAAAAATCAAGGTTTATCGCTAAGCTCAGGTAAAATGACGGGAATTTGCGGCCGGCTGCTGTGCTGTCTGAGTTTTGAAGAAAACTTCTACCAGACCAGTAAGGCGAAATTTCCTGATTTGGGAACAGTTGTTGAAACGCAAAATGGCTCAGGTGTTGTCGCAGGGATTGATGTATTTTCGGAGACCTTGCAGGTTCGTCTGACAGATCAGGAAACGCTGTTGACCTATGCAGTTGAGGAGGTTAGAATTGGTGGATAA
- a CDS encoding methylated-DNA--[protein]-cysteine S-methyltransferase produces the protein MLFKQVYHSPLGDLLLAAADDVLLGTWFVGQKYELSGFEKLDFTEQENTVLSAAKDWLEAYFAGVPLPLPDFLSPQGTVFQQRVWTLLTHIPFGQTVTYGEIAEELRCRSAQAVGGAVGKNPISIFIPCHRVLGSRGQLTGYAGGLDRKYWLLEHEGGKRRETVFANK, from the coding sequence ATGCTTTTTAAACAAGTCTATCATTCTCCTTTAGGGGATTTATTATTAGCAGCTGCTGATGATGTTCTTTTAGGCACCTGGTTTGTAGGTCAAAAATACGAACTCTCAGGTTTTGAAAAATTAGATTTTACAGAGCAGGAGAATACTGTCCTGTCAGCTGCAAAGGACTGGTTGGAGGCTTATTTTGCCGGAGTGCCGCTTCCGCTTCCAGATTTTCTGTCTCCTCAAGGGACAGTTTTCCAGCAAAGAGTATGGACCCTTCTCACACATATTCCTTTTGGCCAAACAGTAACCTATGGCGAGATTGCCGAAGAGCTTCGCTGTCGGTCAGCTCAGGCAGTCGGCGGTGCCGTGGGGAAAAACCCAATCAGCATTTTTATTCCCTGCCACCGTGTATTAGGCAGTCGGGGACAGCTGACAGGCTATGCCGGCGGACTGGACAGAAAATATTGGTTGCTGGAACATGAGGGGGGGAAAAGAAGAGAGACTGTTTTTGCAAATAAATAA
- the tmk gene encoding dTMP kinase, which translates to MSKGFIISFEGPDGAGKTTVLEKLLPQLKKKVKADFIVTREPGGVLIAERIREVILDVSHANMDAKTELLLYMAARRQHYIEKVLPAVNQGKVVLIDRFIDSSVAYQGAGRGLDKEIISQLNAFATDNRRPDLTLYFDLPSEIGLGRIQKNKDREVNRLDLETLDMHQRVRQGYLELAQAEPDRITTLDASLSAEAVTENALEAIMKQISKSRSLWI; encoded by the coding sequence ATGTCTAAAGGGTTTATTATTTCTTTTGAGGGGCCAGACGGTGCCGGCAAAACAACAGTCTTAGAAAAACTTTTGCCCCAGCTTAAAAAAAAGGTTAAAGCAGATTTTATCGTTACCCGTGAACCTGGCGGTGTACTGATTGCTGAGCGTATTAGAGAAGTTATTCTGGATGTCAGCCACGCCAATATGGATGCCAAAACAGAGCTGCTGCTCTATATGGCTGCCAGACGGCAGCACTATATCGAAAAAGTACTGCCGGCTGTAAATCAAGGGAAAGTTGTGCTGATCGATCGTTTTATTGATAGTTCTGTGGCTTATCAGGGAGCCGGAAGGGGACTTGATAAAGAAATCATCAGTCAGCTGAATGCCTTTGCTACGGATAACCGCCGACCGGATCTGACCCTGTATTTTGATTTACCGTCTGAAATAGGCTTAGGCCGTATTCAGAAAAATAAGGACAGGGAAGTCAACCGTCTGGATTTGGAAACGCTGGATATGCATCAGCGGGTCCGACAAGGCTATCTTGAACTGGCTCAGGCTGAGCCGGACAGGATTACCACACTTGATGCTTCTCTCAGTGCAGAAGCAGTTACTGAAAATGCTCTGGAGGCAATCATGAAACAAATCAGTAAAAGCAGGTCATTATGGATTTAA
- a CDS encoding phosphoglycerate dehydrogenase translates to MVFSVKTFNNINQLGLKELGNDFQIDGDRSDNPDAYIIRSQNLHDVSFPKNLKAIARAGAGTNNIPIDKATEAGIVVFNTPGANANAVKEAVIAAILMSARDYISAAAWANTLKGDDVPKQIEAGKKQFAGTEVRGKKLGVIGLGAIGSRIANDARRIGMTVYGYDPYVSIEAAWNISHHVRRVRDIKEIFANCDYITVHVPLTDDTKNTFNASAFAQMQKGTTIINFARADLVDNTALFEAIETGVVKRYITDFGTEELLNKDKITVFPHVGGSTAEAELNCAIMASQEIRQFMETGEITHSVNFPNMHQALTAPYRITLINRNVPNIVAKISTAVSEVNINIANILNRSKGDYAYTILDLDETDHTKIKTLVDAFEASDNIIRVRLIKGNK, encoded by the coding sequence ATGGTATTTAGTGTCAAAACATTTAACAATATTAATCAGCTGGGCTTAAAGGAACTGGGCAACGATTTTCAAATTGACGGCGACCGCTCTGACAATCCAGATGCCTATATCATTCGCAGTCAGAATTTACATGATGTCAGCTTTCCGAAAAATCTGAAGGCCATCGCCCGTGCAGGAGCCGGAACCAATAATATACCTATTGATAAGGCGACAGAAGCCGGAATTGTTGTTTTTAATACTCCCGGAGCTAATGCTAATGCTGTCAAAGAAGCAGTTATAGCAGCTATTCTCATGTCGGCGCGTGACTATATTTCCGCAGCAGCTTGGGCCAATACTCTAAAAGGAGATGATGTGCCTAAGCAGATAGAAGCTGGGAAAAAGCAGTTTGCCGGAACAGAGGTTCGCGGTAAAAAGCTGGGTGTTATCGGCCTTGGCGCTATCGGTTCTCGCATTGCTAATGATGCCCGCCGTATCGGCATGACTGTCTATGGCTATGACCCCTATGTTTCAATTGAAGCGGCCTGGAATATTTCTCATCATGTCAGACGTGTCCGCGATATCAAGGAGATTTTTGCCAACTGTGACTACATCACTGTCCATGTTCCTTTGACCGATGACACTAAAAATACCTTTAATGCTTCAGCTTTTGCACAGATGCAAAAAGGGACGACCATTATCAACTTTGCCCGTGCAGATCTGGTTGATAACACGGCGCTCTTTGAAGCTATCGAAACCGGTGTTGTCAAGCGCTATATCACCGATTTCGGCACAGAAGAATTGCTTAATAAAGATAAAATTACAGTATTCCCTCATGTTGGCGGTTCGACAGCAGAAGCAGAGCTCAACTGTGCCATTATGGCCAGTCAGGAAATCCGTCAGTTTATGGAAACCGGGGAAATCACGCATTCTGTCAACTTCCCCAATATGCACCAAGCCCTGACGGCACCTTACCGTATTACACTGATTAACCGCAATGTCCCAAATATTGTGGCCAAAATTTCAACCGCTGTTTCAGAGGTCAATATCAATATTGCCAATATCCTCAACCGTTCAAAGGGCGATTATGCCTATACCATCCTTGATTTGGACGAGACAGATCATACCAAAATCAAAACCTTGGTAGATGCTTTTGAAGCCAGTGATAATATTATCCGTGTCCGTTTGATTAAGGGAAATAAATAG
- a CDS encoding DNA polymerase III subunit delta', producing the protein MDLKQLQPKLFAEFKQILRAERLNHAYLFSGTFASFPMALFLAKSRFCERLQNGLPCGNCRSCRLIEAGEFADVRVIEPIGQIIKTDTVKELLRNFSRSGFEGKAQVFIIKECEKLHINAANSLLKFIEEPQSSAYMFLLTADESKVLPTIKSRTQIFQFPKNEAYLLKQAEQAGLLKSQARLSAQLAHSPEELDELLSNKKNLELEQACRRFTASLQKNQDLAYLETARLVQYAAEKNEQALIFQLLTILLAEEIKEKQNRRLLQLLLQARLMWQSNVSFQNALEYMVIS; encoded by the coding sequence ATGGATTTAAAGCAATTACAGCCTAAGCTCTTTGCAGAGTTTAAGCAGATTTTGCGGGCAGAACGTTTGAATCATGCCTACCTCTTTTCAGGGACTTTTGCAAGTTTTCCTATGGCCCTTTTCCTTGCCAAAAGCCGTTTTTGTGAGCGTTTACAGAATGGTCTTCCCTGTGGGAACTGCCGGTCATGCCGCTTAATTGAAGCAGGAGAATTTGCGGATGTGAGGGTTATCGAACCGATCGGCCAGATTATCAAAACGGACACAGTGAAAGAACTGCTGCGGAATTTTTCACGGTCAGGTTTTGAAGGGAAAGCGCAGGTATTTATCATTAAGGAATGTGAAAAACTGCATATTAATGCGGCTAACAGTCTGCTGAAGTTTATCGAAGAGCCGCAGAGTTCGGCCTATATGTTTTTGCTGACAGCTGATGAGAGTAAAGTTTTGCCGACTATCAAGAGCCGTACACAGATTTTTCAATTTCCTAAAAATGAAGCTTACTTGCTAAAGCAAGCTGAACAGGCCGGACTTTTAAAGAGTCAGGCCAGACTCTCTGCACAGCTGGCTCACAGTCCGGAAGAGCTGGACGAACTGCTGAGCAATAAGAAAAATCTTGAGCTTGAGCAAGCCTGCCGGCGCTTTACAGCCAGTCTTCAGAAAAATCAAGATTTAGCTTATTTAGAAACGGCCAGACTGGTTCAGTATGCTGCAGAAAAAAACGAGCAGGCTCTGATTTTTCAGCTGCTGACAATACTTTTGGCAGAAGAAATAAAAGAAAAACAAAACCGGCGGCTCCTTCAGCTCCTTTTGCAGGCCCGTTTGATGTGGCAAAGTAATGTCAGTTTTCAAAATGCATTGGAATATATGGTGATTTCATGA
- a CDS encoding arsenate reductase family protein, which produces MLVFYEYPKCSTCRKAKAELKELGLNFEAVDIKKSPPQAEDIALWIKRSDYPLKAFFNTSGQSYRTHGLKDKIQGLTVTEAAALLAADGMLLKRPILVKDGELLQLGYRTAYRMLNL; this is translated from the coding sequence ATGCTGGTATTTTATGAATACCCTAAATGTTCAACCTGCCGTAAGGCCAAGGCTGAGCTGAAAGAATTGGGACTGAACTTTGAAGCTGTTGATATCAAGAAAAGTCCGCCTCAGGCTGAAGATATCGCCCTTTGGATAAAAAGGTCCGATTATCCGCTGAAAGCATTTTTTAACACCAGCGGCCAGAGTTACCGGACTCATGGGCTAAAGGATAAGATTCAGGGCTTGACTGTGACTGAGGCAGCAGCACTTTTAGCTGCTGATGGTATGCTGCTGAAGCGGCCGATTTTGGTTAAAGACGGTGAGCTCCTGCAGCTTGGCTATCGGACAGCTTACCGCATGTTAAATTTATGA